In Deefgea piscis, the genomic window ATCAGCTCGATGATTGCAGCTTGCGCATTGCCCAGATGCCCGACGATGGCATTTTAGAAATCGTGACGCGTTTGCTACCTAGCGACAACACCAGCCTGATGGGTTTATATCAATCCAATGGCAATTTCTTTACCCAATGCGAGGCCGAAGGCTTTCGCAAAATCACCTATTACTTAGATCGCCCTGACGTAATGGCGAAATTCACCACCACCATCATTGCCGATAAAACCAAGTTTCCGGTCTTGCTATCGAACGGCAATCGCGTTGGCAGTGGCACTTTGGACAAAAATCGCCATTGGGTGAAATGGGTCGATCCATTTAAAAAGCCGGCGTATTTATTTGCCTTGGTCGCGGGCAAATTGGTGTCGCTATCGGGTAGCCATAGCACACCGAGTCAGCGCACGATTCAAATCGAGATTTATGTAGAACCGGGCAATTTAGATAAATGCCACCATGCGCTGGCCGCCGCGCAAAAAGCTATGGCTTGGGATGAAGAGCGCTTTGGGCTGGAATACGATCTCGATACGTATATGATTGTCGCCGTCAGCGACTTTAATATGGGCGCGATGGAAAACAAGGGCTTGAATATCTTTAATACCAAGTTTGTTTTGGCCAAGCCCGACACCGCCACCGACGTTGATTTTGATGGTATTGATTCAGTGGTGGCGCATGAATATTTCCACAACTGGACCGGCAATCGCGTGACCTGCCGCGACTGGTTTCAGCTCAGCCTTAAAGAAGGCCTCACCGTGTATCGCGATCAAGAATTCTCCAGCGATATCGGTAGCCGCGCCGTACAGCGTATTTCCAATGTGCGTGCACTGCGCGAAACCCAATTTTCTGAAGATGCTGGCCCACAAGCGCATCCAATTCGCCCCGATGAATATCTAGAAATTAATAATTTTTATACATGGACGATTTACGAAAAAGGCAGCGAAGTGGTACGCATGTACGCCACTTTGCTTGGCACTGCCGGATTTCGCCGTGGCATGGATTTGTATTTTAAACGCCATGATGGCCAAGCCGTTACTTGCGACGATTTCCGCCGCGCAATGAGTGACGCCAATGGCGTGAACCTCGATCAATTCGAGCGCTGGTATAGCCAAGCCGGAACGCCAGTCTTGTCGGTCAACGCCGATTACGACGCCGCCGCACAAACCTATACGCTCACCGTAGCGCAGCATTGCCCAGCCACGCCCGGACAAGAACACAAACTGCCGTTTCATTTACCCTTGGCCGTTGGCTTGATTGATCGCCGTGGCCAAGATCTACCGCTGCAATTGCAAGGTGAAGCCGTGGCGGGCAGCACCACCCGCGTGTTAGAAATCCGCGAAGCGGTGCAAAGCTTTACCTTTATCAACGTGCCGTGCCTACCGGTACCCTCGTTATTGCGCGATTTTTCAGCACCAGTGCATTTAAATTTTGCCTATAGCGATGACGATTTGGTGTTTTTAATGGCCAATGACAGCGACGCTTTTTCGCGCTGGGAAGCGGCCAACACCTTTGCCGTGCAACTACTCAAGGCGCAATACGCTGCAGCTGGCCAAGGCGAAAAAGCCGCAGCACCAGCAGCCTTTATTGCCGCCTACCAAAAGCTACTCACCAGCGACAAACTCGACCCTGCGCTAGTGGCCTTAATGCTGGAATTGCCACGCGAAAATTATTTGTTTGAGCAATTATCCGACGTTGACCCAGTTCGTTTATACGAGGTTTGCCGCAGCATCAAACAACAAATCGCCCGTGAATTACGCCAAGAACTGCTCGCCGTGTATCAACGGCTGAACGACGCCACGCCTTATGTTTACGAAGGCGAACAAGTGGCGCGCCGCAGCTTAAAAAATATCTGCTTGGATTATCTCGCAGAGCTCGACGAGCCGATGATTGCGTCTTTACTCGCTCGCCAATACCAGCGCGCCGACAATATGACCGATCGCCTTGCGGCACTCAAAGCGCTAGTCAATCGCGACGGCGGTGACGCCCAACTGGCTGACTTTGCCGCGCACTGGAGCAGCGATGCGCTGGTGATGGACAAATGGTTTACGCTACAAGCCACCAGCCGCCGCCCCGGCGCGCTAAGCCGCGTACAGCAACTCACTGAGCATCCAGCGTTTTCAATCAAAAACCCAAATAAAGTGCGCTCACTGATCACCGCATTTTGTCTGGGTAATCCGCCGCATTTTCATGCTGCGGATGGCTACGGTTACGCCTTCGCCGCCGATCATATTATTCAATTAGACGCCATCAACCCACAAATCGCCGCCCGCCTTGCCAGCTGCTTTAACCGCTGGACCAAAGTCGACGCCGGCCGCCGCGAGTTGATGCAGCAAGAGCTAGAACGGATTCGCGCCACGGAAGGATTGTCGAGTGATACGTATGAGATTGTGAGTAAAGCATTAGGCTAAGTGGCGCAAGATGGGTTGAACCATAATTTGGCGATACCCATCGCTTTGAATGGATGGGTATCGTTGCACTCAACCTATCCTACGAGCTACAAAAAACTGAAACATCCATCGAGAAAACATGATGTTTAATTCACCCTGACACGACTAAACTGGCATGAAAATAATCAGCAATCGGCGATTTTCAAAATCCAAGGCGTATCAACATGAATGAACAATTGATAGAAATTGGTGGAATACACTTTAAAAACCAAGAGATCAATAAATACTGGATTGACACTGAATCAAACCGAGAAAAAGCCATCAGAAATCATTACCAAGAAAACCACTATCTTGGCGGTATTTTTTCTTTGTTATTTGCCGGCTTAATTAGCAAATACCTGGCGCGAAAAAACGGCAAGCGCCCACAAAAAAAATATCTCCATATCAAAACCAATCAAAATACGGCTTATTGTTTTTCAGAAGATGAGATTGACATCAATGCCGCCCTATTTAAACTCCAAGCTAATCCGCACACAGAGTAAGTAGCATTAACGCCAATTAGCGCAGCGAAATCACAAACATCACCAGCATTATCTTTCAGTAGCCAAGCATCACGGCAGCGATGCACAATGATGGCATCTCGACTTTTTTCGAGCTGATAATGAATTTTGCCAATGCCTGCCGTTTGACTTTACTCGCTGCGATTTGGGGCGCGTCTTTTTTGTTTTTGCGTATAGCCGTGCCAAGCCTCGGTCCGATTTGGACCATTAGTGCGCGTATTGGCTTGGCCGCAGTGTTTTTAGCCTTGGTGGCGCAAGTACTCAAGCAAGGCTTTGCTTGGCAACACTGGCGCGAATATCTGATTTTGGGCGTGTTTAACACCGCTTTGCCGTTTTTAGCCTACGGCTTTGCCGCCCGCACGCTCAATGCCTCGATGATGTCGATCCTCAATGCCACTGCGCCAATCTGGGGGGCGGTGATTATGGCGCTCATCATCCGAAAAATGCCGACGTTCAAAGTATGCTTGGGGCTATTGATTGGCATCGCGGGCGTGGCCGTATTGGTGGGGTTTGATCAGGTTGTCAGCCAAACGGGGGCCGTGCTGGGTATTGCGACATGTTTATCGGCGACCCTATGCTACGGCATCGCCAGCGCGTATACCAAACTCAAAGCCAGCCATATTCCTTCGTTTCAAGTGGCCCACGGCAGTATGTGGGGCGCGAGTTTGTTTTTATTGCCACTGTTTGCCACGAGCCAACCCATCAGCACGCCCACGCCTGTAGTTTGGTTGGCCATCGCTGGGCTGGCGATTTTGTGTACCGGTGCGGCGTATTTGCTGTATTTTCGCCTCGTACGCGAAATTGGCGCAGCATCGACACTCACCGTCACGTTTTTAATTCCAGTGTT contains:
- the pepN gene encoding aminopeptidase N, which encodes MSSRQAILRLDYTPPSYLIDRVDLTFELSDTHAKVTSRLIIKRNQGVSADTPLVLDGEALTLESIKLDGVPLTASDYQLDDCSLRIAQMPDDGILEIVTRLLPSDNTSLMGLYQSNGNFFTQCEAEGFRKITYYLDRPDVMAKFTTTIIADKTKFPVLLSNGNRVGSGTLDKNRHWVKWVDPFKKPAYLFALVAGKLVSLSGSHSTPSQRTIQIEIYVEPGNLDKCHHALAAAQKAMAWDEERFGLEYDLDTYMIVAVSDFNMGAMENKGLNIFNTKFVLAKPDTATDVDFDGIDSVVAHEYFHNWTGNRVTCRDWFQLSLKEGLTVYRDQEFSSDIGSRAVQRISNVRALRETQFSEDAGPQAHPIRPDEYLEINNFYTWTIYEKGSEVVRMYATLLGTAGFRRGMDLYFKRHDGQAVTCDDFRRAMSDANGVNLDQFERWYSQAGTPVLSVNADYDAAAQTYTLTVAQHCPATPGQEHKLPFHLPLAVGLIDRRGQDLPLQLQGEAVAGSTTRVLEIREAVQSFTFINVPCLPVPSLLRDFSAPVHLNFAYSDDDLVFLMANDSDAFSRWEAANTFAVQLLKAQYAAAGQGEKAAAPAAFIAAYQKLLTSDKLDPALVALMLELPRENYLFEQLSDVDPVRLYEVCRSIKQQIARELRQELLAVYQRLNDATPYVYEGEQVARRSLKNICLDYLAELDEPMIASLLARQYQRADNMTDRLAALKALVNRDGGDAQLADFAAHWSSDALVMDKWFTLQATSRRPGALSRVQQLTEHPAFSIKNPNKVRSLITAFCLGNPPHFHAADGYGYAFAADHIIQLDAINPQIAARLASCFNRWTKVDAGRRELMQQELERIRATEGLSSDTYEIVSKALG
- a CDS encoding DMT family transporter; this encodes MNFANACRLTLLAAIWGASFLFLRIAVPSLGPIWTISARIGLAAVFLALVAQVLKQGFAWQHWREYLILGVFNTALPFLAYGFAARTLNASMMSILNATAPIWGAVIMALIIRKMPTFKVCLGLLIGIAGVAVLVGFDQVVSQTGAVLGIATCLSATLCYGIASAYTKLKASHIPSFQVAHGSMWGASLFLLPLFATSQPISTPTPVVWLAIAGLAILCTGAAYLLYFRLVREIGAASTLTVTFLIPVFGILWGTLFLGEHIGGNTLIGALIILLGTALVTGFNPLASRKSL